One genomic region from Ralstonia pseudosolanacearum encodes:
- a CDS encoding AMP nucleosidase, giving the protein MTDTRASAHLYPAHDLAVCTDAGSAVERITAIYDRSAQTIRARFHAFARGEALDDDAPACYPYLGITVDPKTLVSDARPSWGTVAYPGVYGTTLTRPDLFREYYRVQIERLLHYHNSPVVVGVSNRPIPLPFVVEASTIDITPEQARALGGAFPLPDLAQIDDAIANGTYRPADHEPQPLSMFTAERVDLALQRLYHYTATHPKHFQRFVLFTNYQRYVDEFAALGRKLMEEGNDEGYVRFVEPGDTVHELGTPAPDDSHRIKGLPQMPAYHLVREDRLGVTLVNIGVGPSNAKTITDHLAVLRPHCWMMIGHCGGLRRSQQLGDYVLAHAYVRDDHVLDQDLPPWVPVPPIAEIQVALQEAVARITGLSGSDMKSRMRTGTVVSTDDRNWELKYQALYTRFNQSRAIAIDMESATIAANGFRLRVPYGTLLCVSDKPLHGELKLRGMANLFYRQRVSQHLAIGMEAVRLLRENGVETLHSRKLRSFDEPAFR; this is encoded by the coding sequence ATGACCGATACCCGCGCCTCCGCCCACCTCTATCCCGCGCACGACCTCGCGGTCTGCACCGACGCCGGCAGCGCGGTCGAGCGCATCACCGCCATCTACGACCGCTCCGCGCAGACGATCCGCGCGCGCTTCCACGCCTTCGCGCGCGGCGAAGCGCTCGACGACGACGCCCCAGCCTGCTACCCCTACCTGGGCATCACCGTCGATCCGAAGACGCTGGTGAGCGATGCGCGGCCGTCGTGGGGCACGGTGGCGTATCCGGGCGTGTACGGCACCACGCTCACGCGGCCCGACCTCTTCCGCGAGTACTACCGCGTGCAGATCGAACGGCTGCTGCACTATCACAACAGCCCGGTGGTGGTGGGCGTGAGCAACCGGCCGATCCCGCTGCCGTTCGTGGTGGAGGCCTCCACCATCGACATCACGCCCGAGCAGGCGCGCGCGCTGGGCGGCGCCTTCCCGCTGCCGGACCTGGCGCAGATCGACGATGCCATCGCCAACGGCACCTACCGCCCGGCCGACCACGAGCCGCAGCCGCTGTCGATGTTCACCGCCGAGCGCGTCGACCTGGCCCTGCAGCGGCTGTACCACTACACCGCCACGCACCCGAAGCACTTCCAGCGCTTCGTGCTGTTCACCAACTACCAGCGCTACGTCGACGAGTTCGCCGCCCTCGGCCGCAAGCTGATGGAAGAAGGCAACGACGAAGGCTACGTCCGCTTTGTCGAGCCCGGCGACACCGTGCACGAGCTCGGCACGCCCGCGCCCGACGACTCGCACCGCATCAAAGGCCTGCCGCAGATGCCGGCCTACCACCTGGTGCGCGAAGACCGCCTGGGCGTGACGCTGGTCAACATCGGCGTCGGCCCGTCCAACGCCAAGACCATCACCGACCACCTGGCCGTGCTGCGCCCGCACTGCTGGATGATGATCGGCCACTGCGGCGGCCTGCGCCGTTCACAGCAGTTGGGCGACTACGTGCTCGCCCACGCCTACGTGCGCGACGACCACGTGCTCGACCAGGACCTGCCGCCGTGGGTGCCGGTGCCGCCCATCGCCGAGATCCAGGTGGCGCTGCAGGAGGCCGTGGCGCGCATCACCGGCCTGTCGGGCTCGGACATGAAATCGCGCATGCGCACGGGCACGGTGGTCTCCACCGACGACCGCAACTGGGAACTGAAATACCAGGCGCTGTACACGCGCTTCAACCAATCGCGCGCCATCGCCATCGACATGGAGAGCGCCACCATCGCGGCCAACGGCTTCCGCCTGCGCGTGCCCTACGGCACCCTGCTGTGCGTATCCGACAAGCCGCTGCACGGCGAACTCAAGCTGCGCGGCATGGCCAACCTGTTCTACCGCCAGCGCGTCTCGCAGCACCTGGCGATCGGCATGGAGGCGGTGCGCCTGCTGCGCGAGAACGGCGTGGAGACACTGCACTCGCGCAAGCTGCGCAGTTTCGACGAGCCGGCCTTCCGCTAG
- the xopP gene encoding type III secretion system effector XopP, which produces MPGGKITERSIRAPADPVASPAGPDTARAGSPQAHRPPATRPAALEGLARPPASASPGTSMAAVAVRQAELPLRALPAAMLRTPEGVALTKAVKYGALFQTLVSDTSVSTDQRREYAKRGVQQATAGIEALSGLSKKGGLPNPEALLGDLLHHLAEAAMVGIKAYHRMLNEEWDARTERFGIRSEHATAASVYDGLRSALTEKPFQGAMGELAYYRAALDRFVETCEPSRPNDSMPARLERNLPAVLSARVRYRSALQCLDSLYVALCGFSLRRIAAFMGLPDLAQRVTTLADAMKYRRDEVATAIRRLDAVAMWYPGAEEAPPERLTWRQLAECKALVRAYRDGIDRVGTQLCMDSAARIEAADTSPLWKTLLEVAEVIARYRGWLDELCDSVRGGDPEPAAAPGTSGQAPVLAPETASSMPDPADALAVSDAVDPADAADAAGAAEAAVRTEDRGSPAPVSPLAAAPRPPDTRTAAQKQADGLLRRCPVDSETAARFGGDAVAIADAFGKDTRDIERLMGDRKASAAMVATSMRQEVDGWFERRERLEQVRSRLSAEDPRTGHLTDRLRALDIIDRYVTTWEADAAKCALFPKAKHLERLLEMGEIEHVHAPESLRPSKDKRNRDRVFEIRIQPKRLSSLGVDADGTDADGRRQDGDLAWPLFVHLHLSKPVGADKLHTLPYSDFKAVHLKLAAQKGQGRNWEAMMHAMGHRDAKVERAHVGGELLRRLFALAGCDDASGPEAAGASGAR; this is translated from the coding sequence ATGCCTGGCGGAAAAATCACGGAACGTTCGATCCGGGCACCGGCGGATCCGGTGGCCTCGCCGGCTGGCCCCGACACGGCGCGGGCCGGCAGCCCGCAGGCGCACAGACCGCCCGCGACCAGGCCCGCGGCGTTGGAGGGGCTGGCCAGACCCCCGGCCTCCGCGTCCCCTGGAACCTCGATGGCCGCCGTGGCGGTGCGGCAGGCCGAGTTGCCCCTGCGCGCGCTTCCGGCGGCCATGCTGCGGACCCCGGAAGGGGTGGCGCTGACCAAGGCAGTGAAATATGGCGCGCTTTTTCAAACGCTGGTCAGTGATACGTCCGTGAGTACGGACCAGCGGCGGGAGTACGCAAAACGGGGTGTGCAGCAGGCCACAGCGGGGATCGAGGCGCTGTCCGGGCTGTCCAAGAAAGGCGGTCTGCCCAACCCAGAAGCCTTGCTGGGCGACCTGCTTCATCATCTTGCCGAAGCGGCGATGGTCGGCATCAAGGCCTATCACCGGATGCTGAATGAAGAATGGGATGCGCGCACGGAACGGTTCGGCATCCGCTCCGAGCATGCAACGGCTGCGAGCGTGTACGACGGCCTTCGCTCAGCCTTGACCGAAAAGCCGTTCCAGGGCGCGATGGGCGAGCTTGCGTACTATCGTGCCGCCCTGGACCGCTTTGTCGAGACATGCGAGCCCAGCCGGCCGAATGATTCGATGCCGGCGCGGCTGGAGCGCAATCTGCCCGCTGTCTTGTCCGCCCGGGTGCGCTACCGCAGCGCCCTGCAATGCCTCGATTCCCTTTATGTTGCGCTGTGCGGGTTCAGCCTGCGCAGAATTGCTGCCTTCATGGGGCTGCCGGACCTCGCACAGCGCGTGACCACATTGGCGGACGCCATGAAATATCGGCGCGACGAGGTGGCGACGGCGATCCGCAGGCTCGATGCAGTCGCCATGTGGTATCCGGGTGCGGAAGAGGCGCCACCGGAGCGGTTGACCTGGCGGCAACTGGCCGAGTGCAAGGCGCTGGTTCGGGCGTATCGCGACGGGATCGACCGGGTCGGCACGCAACTGTGCATGGATTCCGCTGCCAGGATCGAGGCGGCCGATACCTCCCCGCTCTGGAAGACCTTGCTCGAAGTGGCGGAGGTGATTGCCCGCTACAGGGGGTGGCTGGACGAACTGTGCGACAGCGTTCGCGGTGGCGATCCGGAGCCGGCCGCCGCGCCGGGCACGTCCGGGCAAGCGCCTGTATTGGCGCCGGAGACTGCGTCCTCGATGCCCGACCCGGCGGATGCGTTGGCGGTGTCGGATGCGGTTGACCCGGCGGATGCAGCTGATGCGGCTGGCGCGGCCGAAGCGGCGGTCCGGACCGAGGACCGGGGCTCGCCGGCGCCGGTGAGCCCGCTTGCCGCCGCGCCGCGCCCGCCGGACACGCGCACCGCGGCGCAGAAGCAGGCCGATGGTCTCCTGAGGCGATGCCCGGTCGATTCGGAAACGGCGGCACGGTTCGGCGGCGACGCCGTCGCGATCGCGGATGCGTTCGGCAAGGACACGCGCGACATCGAACGCCTGATGGGCGACCGCAAAGCGAGCGCCGCCATGGTGGCAACGTCGATGCGGCAGGAGGTCGACGGGTGGTTCGAGCGCCGCGAGCGTCTGGAGCAGGTGCGCAGCAGGCTCTCAGCGGAGGATCCGCGGACCGGGCACCTGACCGATCGTCTTCGCGCATTGGACATCATCGACCGGTACGTGACGACCTGGGAAGCCGATGCCGCCAAGTGCGCGCTGTTCCCCAAGGCAAAGCATCTGGAACGGCTGCTGGAGATGGGCGAGATCGAGCACGTTCACGCGCCGGAGTCACTGCGTCCCAGCAAGGACAAGCGCAACCGGGATCGCGTGTTCGAGATCCGCATCCAGCCCAAGCGGCTGTCCAGCCTCGGCGTGGACGCGGACGGGACCGACGCCGACGGCAGACGCCAGGACGGCGATCTCGCATGGCCGCTGTTCGTGCATCTGCATCTCTCCAAGCCGGTCGGCGCGGACAAGCTGCACACGCTGCCCTACAGCGATTTCAAAGCCGTGCACCTGAAGCTGGCCGCGCAAAAGGGGCAGGGGCGGAACTGGGAAGCGATGATGCACGCGATGGGCCACCGCGATGCGAAGGTGGAGCGGGCGCACGTCGGCGGCGAGCTGCTGCGCCGGCTGTTTGCGCTGGCCGGCTGTGATGATGCATCGGGACCCGAGGCGGCCGGCGCGTCCGGAGCGCGTTGA
- a CDS encoding FAD-dependent oxidoreductase, translating to MPINSCNAYRSTSPIISGDIQTSSSPKSPGKQSIKDPRLETNPVLSKLSRRSSSSATSGARSETNSSLRIKAAPFLTVPKSLDAYAIDSSIPYQFQPSKIAIIGGGLTGVISALKLRSLGHEVSLYEANEDICLEASKIPAHCYGAPGYCHLPKDEQVEIFRSGLAFAKLFPQAISLRPTVFALSQNDRVRVTNDKNGRFRTIDDLKNSVKLAENEYKKAVESDPKNEVFGPVGNYQSGYTREQIQALRNQPLTGTPGKNDEWVANWAHEMSEDALSKLQYPVFLVKEPEINMLRFRELARSALRELGVDTRLGETVNDLFSQMGKPGIMINQSHFDYAVNCSGAESGTHDDKRRAVSERTVIVKGAGVASLPSPIDAMPQMYIMGAPMVHVSPFENGSAVINVTTPECTYVENGEARSKKTRSQVDLSEHMRSVMTSAGKGPHLYRTNNMISELGKLMPRMFGGAPEAFLGGHVCTVGSSDQRGTSITSVTENALTIIAPKATSAVTLDLAGKISAASRFNVHLPLKQEGDLQIRMDQDVLADRAATKARKMGLPVGMSRVLDTQHGPVRQSDRVTSGFILPQGAKKMSTGDVFDAAFRDKSGRQHVVIDGIAYGQDRRLGSGFGGEAFIYRDPVTSHEIVVKEYFRLRSQAFPGDMDVNPPKDAGKRAELANIQMEDFMIEKSAFDALATYPAAKNIAHALRAGSVDGRFTIVMPFFRGGSVRDLCKNLDKAVEDGIISVGQRRDSALYIMQGILSGMKYLAPILIHRDLKPDNVLLHIEKERDGTRVLIPKIADFGTSTLGTSSDLPVVTTPQYKSPEYLRAEQQGRGQHTPAQDVWSAGISLHELLTGRRPFDGDLPKDEHRIYDAVQNYASGNAEILPGDQSKAADLVRIMLNPSSNRATPAELLDHEAFHGINEKECQKTLALIHQS from the coding sequence ATGCCAATTAATTCCTGCAATGCCTATCGATCCACCTCACCCATTATTTCCGGCGATATCCAGACATCATCGAGTCCAAAATCGCCCGGCAAACAATCAATCAAAGACCCCCGCCTAGAGACGAACCCAGTTTTATCAAAACTCAGCCGACGCTCTTCTTCTAGTGCCACTTCCGGTGCGCGATCGGAAACCAACAGTTCGTTAAGAATCAAGGCCGCTCCATTCCTTACGGTTCCCAAGTCGCTGGATGCCTACGCTATCGATAGCAGCATTCCATATCAATTCCAACCATCAAAAATCGCGATCATCGGGGGCGGGCTGACAGGCGTCATTTCCGCGCTGAAGCTGCGGAGTTTGGGGCACGAAGTGTCGCTATACGAGGCAAACGAAGATATTTGCCTGGAAGCGAGCAAAATACCGGCTCATTGCTATGGCGCACCGGGGTATTGCCATCTCCCCAAGGATGAACAGGTCGAAATTTTCCGGTCCGGCCTTGCGTTCGCTAAATTATTTCCTCAGGCTATCAGCTTGCGGCCCACCGTTTTTGCGCTTAGTCAAAACGATCGTGTGCGCGTGACCAATGATAAAAACGGACGGTTTCGCACGATAGATGATTTGAAAAATTCCGTGAAACTCGCGGAAAACGAATACAAAAAAGCGGTAGAGTCCGATCCGAAAAATGAAGTTTTCGGACCAGTTGGAAATTATCAAAGCGGCTATACACGTGAGCAAATTCAAGCATTGCGCAACCAGCCATTGACCGGTACGCCGGGAAAAAATGACGAATGGGTTGCCAATTGGGCGCACGAAATGTCGGAAGATGCGCTTTCCAAATTACAATACCCTGTATTCCTGGTGAAAGAGCCTGAGATCAACATGCTTCGGTTCCGGGAACTGGCTCGCAGTGCATTGCGCGAACTCGGCGTGGATACTCGCCTTGGCGAAACCGTCAATGACTTGTTCTCACAGATGGGCAAGCCTGGGATCATGATCAATCAATCGCATTTCGATTACGCCGTGAACTGCTCAGGCGCGGAAAGCGGTACGCACGACGACAAGCGCAGGGCAGTTTCTGAACGCACTGTCATCGTGAAGGGCGCTGGCGTGGCAAGCCTTCCCAGCCCGATCGACGCCATGCCGCAGATGTACATCATGGGCGCACCGATGGTGCATGTGTCTCCTTTCGAGAATGGCTCCGCCGTGATCAATGTCACGACGCCGGAGTGCACGTATGTCGAGAATGGGGAGGCACGCAGCAAGAAAACCCGATCCCAGGTCGACCTCAGCGAGCATATGCGGAGCGTGATGACCTCAGCTGGGAAAGGGCCGCATCTCTATCGCACGAACAACATGATCAGCGAACTGGGGAAGCTCATGCCGAGAATGTTCGGCGGAGCGCCGGAGGCGTTTTTGGGCGGACATGTGTGCACCGTTGGCTCGTCTGATCAACGTGGCACCTCGATCACCAGTGTCACGGAGAATGCGCTTACCATTATTGCTCCCAAGGCGACTTCCGCCGTCACGCTCGATCTGGCCGGAAAAATCTCGGCCGCAAGTCGATTCAACGTTCATCTGCCATTGAAACAGGAAGGTGACTTGCAGATTCGCATGGATCAGGATGTTCTGGCGGACCGGGCGGCGACAAAAGCCAGAAAGATGGGGCTTCCGGTAGGCATGTCTCGTGTCCTTGATACGCAGCACGGTCCAGTCAGACAGTCCGATCGAGTCACATCGGGATTCATCCTTCCGCAGGGTGCCAAAAAGATGTCGACGGGTGACGTTTTCGATGCCGCCTTTAGGGATAAGTCCGGGCGACAGCACGTTGTCATAGACGGCATCGCTTACGGCCAGGATCGCCGACTTGGCTCTGGTTTCGGTGGGGAGGCATTCATTTACAGAGATCCTGTCACATCTCACGAAATCGTGGTCAAAGAGTATTTCCGCTTGCGTTCTCAGGCGTTTCCAGGCGATATGGATGTGAATCCGCCCAAAGACGCCGGCAAGCGCGCAGAACTCGCAAACATTCAGATGGAAGACTTCATGATCGAGAAGTCGGCATTTGATGCGCTCGCTACCTATCCGGCGGCAAAAAACATAGCGCATGCGCTGCGTGCGGGATCGGTCGACGGTCGCTTCACAATCGTCATGCCATTCTTCCGCGGCGGATCGGTACGCGATCTTTGCAAGAACCTGGATAAAGCGGTTGAAGATGGCATCATTTCTGTCGGCCAACGACGTGACAGTGCACTCTATATCATGCAAGGCATTCTTAGCGGCATGAAGTATCTTGCCCCAATTCTGATCCACCGTGATTTGAAGCCGGATAATGTTCTGCTGCACATCGAAAAGGAACGTGATGGAACGCGCGTGCTGATTCCAAAGATTGCCGATTTTGGGACGAGTACACTGGGAACGTCTTCTGATCTACCCGTGGTGACAACGCCGCAATACAAGTCCCCTGAATATCTTCGTGCGGAACAACAAGGGCGCGGGCAGCACACACCTGCACAGGACGTATGGTCTGCGGGCATTTCGTTGCATGAGCTTCTGACCGGGCGTCGCCCCTTCGACGGGGATCTCCCTAAAGATGAACACAGAATTTATGACGCCGTTCAAAATTATGCGTCCGGCAATGCCGAAATTCTCCCTGGCGATCAATCGAAGGCGGCAGATCTCGTCAGAATCATGCTGAACCCCAGTTCAAATCGTGCAACGCCTGCCGAATTGTTAGATCACGAAGCGTTTCACGGCATTAACGAAAAGGAGTGCCAAAAGACGCTGGCGTTGATACATCAATCATAA